GGGAATCATTTCTCGAGCATagttctatcttcctttcttatcAAGGGGATTGCTATTATTACGATAACGGAATTTAGACGATCTATCTGAGAAAgtttttacgatcgatataaaatctattcgatttaatctttaataagtaaatatttttatctcttttctttctttttctttctttctttctttcttttttcttcactcttctttttccttttatttcgataGGTTCGATCAATATTTATGTCTTTCGTATTGCTTCATATggattagaaaataatcgaatcgattcaTTACTAAAGAAGTTTCTTTATCTAgaagttagagagagagagagaaagagaaagaaagaaaagaaaaggtagtataataggaagagagaatttATCGTAACACGAAAACGAGCCTGAACGATGGAAGATCGTAATGgccgatagagagagaaagagcacaGACGACAAGTGGAACAATTTATGCAACAAACGAGGTGATCCTTTCGATGATGGCTACGCAACTTGTCTCGTTTCTATCCTATTCCAATTCTATGTTCTAAATtctagtctctctctttctctctctctctactctaATGAGCAATACCACGGTACGTTTCACACAACATGTTACAAATGAAGGCAAAGGCCGATAAAATAGAGAATAGGAACATATTCGTTTCTATaaatttcggagaaaaaaggTGTCGGCTAAGAGAGTGAGCTCCAGTAAGGGAAAGGGCGACGAGGAGACTTGCTTATAAGGTACAACTTCTTCTCACCCTTCGAAAGTCACCCTTGTATGTAAATTTgctgaataaatatatatacatacatacatacatacatacgtacgtacgtacgtacgtactgtACTTCCCTCTTTTTCGAGATTCAACATGGAATATAAACAGCGTATGAAACAGCTTCAGGATCTAATGCATTAATCTTCTCAGTTTGTTACATcgtcatattattttcatatcgtttatacatacatacacacacacacattatatatatatctttcttttttctttttttacaaaaatacagtttctaaagaaatatacGGGAAGTGGCGTGTTCGTATGGAGCAAGGTTGGGCGAAGGTTGCGtggaggagaggaggagaggaggggtttgaaaataaatagggCGATCACATCGAGCTTCGAACTGACACGTGCACTTATCGAGACTCCTGTTAGCCGCCGTGAACGATCCTGTTCAGCATGATAATGCGACGAtacatcttctctttctcgcataGACAcagatacgtagatacatacatacatacatacgtacatacatacatatatagacgtatataCGTTCGTCTGACTTGCAAAGTAGAGGTGGAAGGCAGTAACGAACGGCACGACGATCTATCTCTTCGCCTCTTTAACACATTCCTTGAAGCGCTCCTCCGCCTCCGACAGTCTCGTTTGAGCCACCGTGAAACTGTTGGTATAACACTGGATGATCTGATCCATCTCAGCTTCAGAAATTTTTGGGTTCTTTCTGTTCTTCATATCCTCCACCCTTTGTGCCTTCATCTTCTGAAGGGTATCTTTTAAACACTTAAAGAAGGCctctgaaatatatatatattctttttcatatatattttatttatatatttattatttatatgtatataaataatatatataatgttcttttttttttctttttgattttctcttttgatttcctctttcttttttcttttcctttctttctttctttctccctttctctctcttttttttttttacggataaaaagaaagagagcgcgaatataaataaaaagttttgatTGCAATTTGACTGACCTTGTTCCTCGCCTGTACAAATATGTATCACCTGTCTAGCATCTTTCCCTATTTGTTTGGCCGACTCGATGAATCCCTTCaacatcgatttcttttccgtGTCGGATTTAACCACTTTGAATGCGTGTTTGTTACAGATAGACAATTCACTCTGAAGCTTTTGTAACGTCATTCTAATATCCGTGCTAGCTTTCTTCACGCATCTTTTTATATGTTCGTCAAATAATCGACTACcgttcattttaattaatggataattatttgattttagtaaggatattacatttaaagttaaaattattagaattcGGAGGAAAATGTCCGAACGGTtatgtttcttccttctctctctctctctctctttttttttcttttcttcttttcttcttttatttctttatatatatatatatatatatatatatatatatatatatacatacatacgtacatacattcatacgaTCAGTCGCCATCTGTCGCCGTAATTatgacaattattaattataatccaATCGTATGAAATTGtcatgaataatttttacatgctATAACCTATTTGATACATATACGAAATTGAGACATATCGAAATatgcaaatatttctttggattatttatcgaaaagttcgtaaataatttttatttgataaatcaaAACTTGTGCGATCTTGATACACGTAACGCTAatagatcgataataaattcgaagaTAATAAAGGGATATAGTTTTTGATCTCAAAAGAAATCGACATGGGTATGTGTtttggtaaaagaaaaagtcctAGAAACAATAGAGATAATATGAACCAACTGAAAGAAAATTCCGGACCTATAATTTTCTTGGTCGGTGCACCGGGAATTGGTAAACGCGAGCTGGGTAGAAGACTATCCTCGAAATATGGTTTCATCATGATTTCGACGGGGGATTTGTTGAACCAGGAGATCCAGAATGGTTCGGAGAGAGGTCAAAAGTTCGCGGATATGACGAAGGTGGGACAAAGTGTTCCAGCGAATGACATTCTTCCTATGGTCGAAGAACAGCTGATGAATCAACCTAATGCCGTGGGATTTCTCATTGTTGGTTTTCCTCGTGATAGGACACAAGTAAAgcttatttaatttctttttcttttttcctttttttttgtctcttttcttttctttttttcttcttcttttttcttcttcttcctccctcctcaatatttcctctcgtttctttttattctcgtttctttatcttcttttatttccttttattttatttatatatttacttctttattcgtttcattgtTCCGTCGGGAGATAttcgaaaattcaattttccaAAAAGCATCgttttaaaagagaataacGCCGGGAATATTCATACCATCGAACAATATCCCATCGTTTGACGGCAGGCGACGTTGTTCAACAAAGAAGTGAAACGGCCGTCGTTGGTGCTCCATTTGCAAGTCAAAAATGACGTTCTGTCTGAAAGGGTGAAAAATGCTACGGCcaagaacgataaaaattcgGAGAAgctttcgaatgaaattaattcgtaCATGAACACGATCTCGTCGACGATTCAGCCGAACAAAAAGGTCACTAAGGAGATCGatgtacaaaataaaaacaaggaTGAGATTTTCAAGGCTGCCTTCGAGGAAATAGATAAGCTTTAAAGGAAATTTCGAGACTTAACTGTCgacacttttattttattttatcacattctctttcgagaaaaagaaaaagaaagagaaaaggctTAAGAATCGAATCGTACGTTGACCTCGATCCTTCATAGATTTTTCCCATAGCTTTTCAAGCTAGTCAAAATGTCGAAGAACGATCGACCGACTGGAAATTGATGCGACGTTGCTGAGTCTAAGAAGAATGAAGCCTTTTTTTTGTGgattctacttttcttttttctttttttctcggaCTAGAGTCAGTCTTATAGAGGctgatttgaaattatatccattcctttctcttcctcttatcGTACGACAATTTCACATTCTGCAgaatgtatttgtgtgtgtatgtatatataaggcTAAAGAAAGCTGCCTGTTATCAGTCGAAGGGATGATTGAACTTGGAATTAGTACGAATTGTATGGCCGACGACGAGTCGTCCAACGTTtccattgaaatttatttggatagtataggtatataataatactttagatacacacgcacacatacatagtcgtttcgatatttcgtgatatcaaagaagagaaatagatattgTTGGATATCAGTTACGGTGGATCGTGTATAcgtgaattaattttttcaaaataattcgattcaACGACTATTTTATAacgatcattaaaaaaaaaaatctaaacgaatgattaaaacgaaataataataataaaattaagaaaaaaggataaaaaataaggatgaaagagaaaaaaagatccttTCGGATGCAATCGGTCTGTTTTGTTGTCGTTTAAAGAGAATTAATGTACGAGATTAATTTGTAATTCGTACGAATGTCTGATGTGCCATGGTAAAATACCGTGTTTCGAAAGTAAGAACGTCCAGTTAGGGAAAGC
This window of the Vespula vulgaris chromosome 1, iyVesVulg1.1, whole genome shotgun sequence genome carries:
- the LOC127070626 gene encoding adenylate kinase isoenzyme 1-like — protein: MGMCFGKRKSPRNNRDNMNQLKENSGPIIFLVGAPGIGKRELGRRLSSKYGFIMISTGDLLNQEIQNGSERGQKFADMTKVGQSVPANDILPMVEEQLMNQPNAVGFLIVGFPRDRTQVKLI